In Perognathus longimembris pacificus isolate PPM17 chromosome 23, ASM2315922v1, whole genome shotgun sequence, a single genomic region encodes these proteins:
- the LOC125340573 gene encoding 60S acidic ribosomal protein P2-like, with translation MRYVASHLLAALGGNSSPSAKDIKKILDSVGIEADDDRLNKVISELNGKNIEDVIAQGVGKLASMPAGGAVVASAAPGSAAPAAGSAPAAEEKKDEKKEESEESDDDMGFGLFD, from the coding sequence ATGCGCTACGTcgcctcccaccttctggccgcCCTCGGGGGCAACTCTTCCCCTAGCGCCAAAGACATTAAGAAGATCCTGGACAGCGTGGGCATCGAGGCGGACGATGACCGGCTGAACAAGGTAATCAGTGAGCTGAATGGGAAGAACATTGAAGATGTCATCGCCCAAGGTGTTGGCAAGCTTGCCAGTATGCCTGCTGGTGGGGCTGTAGTTGCTTCTGCTGCACCTGGCTCTGCAGCTCCTGCTGCTGGTTCTGCTCCGGctgcagaagagaagaaagatgagaagaaggaagaatcCGAGGAGTCAGATGATGACATGGGATTTGGCCTGTTTGATTAA